The following coding sequences lie in one Arachis stenosperma cultivar V10309 chromosome 5, arast.V10309.gnm1.PFL2, whole genome shotgun sequence genomic window:
- the LOC130982332 gene encoding phosphatidylglycerophosphate phosphatase PTPMT2-like, with product MKIEELEDGECVTDERGNHERQIVRVDAKRALVGAGARILFYPTLLYNVLRNKIEAEFRWWDEVDEFVLLGAVPFPKDVPHLKKLGVGGVITLNEPYETLVPSKLYHTYGIDHLVIPTRDYLFAPSFADISKAVQFIHQNASSGRTTYVHCKAGRGRSTTIVLCYLVEYKHMTPAAAMEYVRSRRPRVLLAPSQWKAVQKYSKHRASSLPYSPSADAVLITKDDLEGYHSTCHAGMELAIVPKVTKKTMPMIARLSCLFTSLKVSGSSVPTSRRLPVSEALAC from the exons ATGAAGATTGAGGAATTGGAGGATGGGGAGTGTGTTACGGATGAAAGAGGGAATCACGAGAGGCAGATCGTGAGGGTTGATGCGAAGAGAGCGTTGGTTGGAGCGGGTGCAAGGATCCTATTTTACCCTACGCTTTTGTACAATGTGCTTCGGAATAAGATTGAAGCTGAGTTCAGGTGGTGGGATGAAGTTGATGAG TTTGTGTTACTGGGGGCTGTTCCATTCCCAAAAGATGTTCCACACTTGAAGAAACTCGGTGTGGGTGGTGTAATTACTCTAAATGAGCCTTATGAAACTTTGGTGCCTTCTAAGTTATATCAT aCTTATGGGATTGATCATCTGGTAATTCCTACAAGGGATTATCTCTTTGCCCCGTCTTTTGCGGATATAAGCAAGGCTGTTCAATTCATTCACC AGAACGCAAGTAGTGGAAGAACTACTTATGTTCACTGTAAAGCTGGGCGAGGGAGGAGTACAACAATTGTTCTTTGTTATTTG GTTGAATACAAGCACATGACACCTGCTGCTGCAATGGAATATGTGCGATCTCGGAGGCCTAGAGTGCTATTGGCACCGTCTCAATGGAAG GCTGTGCAAAAGTATAGCAAGCATAGAGCTTCTTCTTTGCCCTACTCTCCCTCTGCAGATGCAGTTCTTATAACCAAAGACGATCTTGAAGGCTACCATAGCACATGCCATGCTGGTATGGAACTGGCCATTGTACCTAAAGTCACGAAAAAGACCATGCCCATGATAGCAAGATTGTCTTGCCTGTTCACATCGTTGAAAGTTTCAGGTAGCAGTGTACCGACATCCCGGCGGCTGCCAGTATCCGAGGCACTTGCTTGCTAA